TTTCACAAGACATGTTCAAGAAGCAGGCGGGGCATTGAACACTTACTGCCGAGACAGTTCGctttcaccctccccctcgtcgcAGCCTGTTGACCAAAGGGATTTCTTTGCCGGCCACTTGCGACTTTTGCGACTTTTGCGACTTTTGCGACCTCTTCTGCTGCTtcattcttctctttttcaacaagaagaggctTCCTCCTGCAGCAACCCACACAGTCCAGGACAGGCGCTGGTGACGTCAAATCAGAGCTCAAGTATCACAGCAGGAGGGAAGCGGCATCCCGATCGTGcaaacagaaacagaaacagaaaacTGAACCTGTCCTAATCGGGCTCACGTCGTCGCATCGCCATTTCCTCTTCCATCTCCAGATTCAGATCCAGAAGCCCggtgaggttggttgggtgcCCGACTCCCGAGTCGCCGCCTTCTCAGTCCTCCCTCGTGACTGCCTCTTGAGCTCGCTGCTTTGCGACTGGCCCCCCTCGAAACAGGAAGTCACACTCAGAGTAAcagcaacctcccctccaagaGACGGCAACATCACACCTTCCTTTATCAAGAACACACCTTCTTTTGTGACGACACCCCTTCCTTCCATCATAAGAGGcactccttccccttcaagAGAAGCCGACACCTTCCTTCGCAGAGAACACATCTTGCTGCGGCAGCATCACGCCTTCCTTGGACAGCCAGGCACCCAGCACCATCCTTCCTCCAGCAgaacccctccttcctgTCCTCACCATGGCTAAAACCCTCTTTGACCTCCTGGAGGTGCACGACCAGTCGTCTGAAAACGAAGAAGACGTCCCAACAGTATCAcagcatccccatccccacccccatccgCATCCCCAGGCCCAGGTCCAGGTCCAGCCCCAACCCACTGAAGACGGGGCGTCCATTACCAGTACCGCAGCTACAGAGGAAATGCCACCCAGTGGCCGGCCCCGGCCCAACACTCCCAGGCGGGAGGCCGacttctcctcccttctcAACCATGCCGAAAAGGTCGAAGTCAGCTCGCTCATCAATAGACTGACCGACATGATGCAGAAGCAGACAACCCAGTTGTTTGATATGTTTCCACCCGAGAGCAACCCCCTGCCCGTCCGCATCACGGTCTGGAACAAGCTTCCCCCCTATCTCAGAGACCTCAGCTTGACCAAGCCGATCGAAGAGCAGCCCAGAAAGGCCCCAGAGAAACAGGAGAATGTCAAGCCATCGCGCTCTAAGAAGGGAGGTCGGTCCAATGGCAGAAGAACTGACAATAGCACCTCCTCGGACGCCCCTCCAGCCTCAGCCCAGAGGGAGCCTGACGTGCCACTCGGCCCTCGCCAAcaggagctcaagaaggaggcgCTGATGCACTTCAAGCGCTGGCAGACGGCTGTGCTCAAGCGTGCTGGCGACATTTCGATCCGAAAGGCGAACGACTACGGCAATCAGTATGGGTATGGGCCCAAGAGAGGCTCGTCGTCCTATAAGAAAAAGAGGGCAAACAGTAAGTTCCAGACCCAGGCCGACGGCTGGGTCCCAGTTGGACGTCCTGACCATGTGGCAGACTCGCAGCCGGCTACCATGATCAACGTCACACCCATCACCGTGGAAGCCGATCCTGCCTTCTGGCAACTGTACCCGCCCATTGCAACAGCGCTTTCGACTCTCCCGGCAGGCAAGAGATGTCTCTTGCTTCATTGCCTCATGCTTTTGCTGCTCTCGCTTGAGAGCTACAACGCCTACACCCGCATCTTGATGCTCAACATCACCTCGTCCCTTCGCTTACCACTGCGTGTCTTgaccgaggaagaggtgagaATTAGCAAGGCCTTCGCTGACCTTGCCAAGACGGTGTCATTTGAAGAGGTGGCTTTGAAGAGGACGGAGGAGAACAAGTCTTCTCGGAGACGAGCCGGCCCGGCAGGCGCTCACTTTGTGCCCAGCGGCAATCTCGCAGCTCCGCTGATTGCTGCCAGCATCGGTTCAGTCACTGGTGGTatgggggttgggagcaCCACAGCCGCGGGCCTTCTTGGCACGATGGCTGAGAGTGGCCTCGTTGTCGGAAACGTTCTCGGTATGTGCCCTTGTCGAGCTGGCGGTAAAACTATGGAACAACACGCCAAAGACGTTAGTGACGCCGGCTTTATTCCTCTTCGCGGCATTGTCAACGAGGAGTGTTTCAAAATTAGCGAGATTGTTCCAGATCATCGCCGGATTCGAGTCGTGTTGGGAGTCGGCGCCTGGCTGCCCAACAGGACGGACATCTTCCGCCCCTGGAGATGCTTGGGGGAGCAGAATGAGGTGTATGTGGTTCGTTGGGAGCTCGACAACCTGGTCAAGCTGAACACGGCGCTCGAGACCATGGTCAAGAGCGCCGCGTGGTCCATCGCCAAGAAGGAAATCATTGCTCGGTCTAGTGAGCCCAGTTCCAAGCTCCTTCAGCCTGACCCTGCGAAGAGTGCTGACCGCCACGGGCCAGTTTATACTAGTCTGATCGACGCCCGTTGGCCGGCCTCTCTTCTAAAGCTCAGCAAGATTGTCGACAACCCCTGGAACACCTGCATGGTCCGCGCCGACAAGCTGGGCTCTATTCTTGCTGATATCATCTCAAGCAAGGCGCCCGGTGAGCGTGGTGTCTCGCTGGTCGGGTACAGCCTCGGCGCCCGCGCCATTTACACCTGTATGGCCATCTTGGCCGAGCGACGGGcgtttggtttggtggaaAACGTGGTGGTCATGGGCCTTCCGGCGCCTTCGGAGACGGCCATCTGGGTCGCCATGAGAAGTGTGGTGACGGGTCGCATGGTCAATGTGTACTCGGAGAACGACTACATCCTGGGCTTCCTCTGCCGTCAGTGCAGTGTCGAGTATGGAGTTGCAGGTTTGGAGCGAATCGCCGGGGTTGAAAGTATCGAGCAATTGGATG
The window above is part of the Podospora bellae-mahoneyi strain CBS 112042 chromosome 3, whole genome shotgun sequence genome. Proteins encoded here:
- a CDS encoding hypothetical protein (EggNog:ENOG503NYP3; COG:S), which produces MAKTLFDLLEVHDQSSENEEDVPTVSQHPHPHPHPHPQAQVQVQPQPTEDGASITSTAATEEMPPSGRPRPNTPRREADFSSLLNHAEKVEVSSLINRLTDMMQKQTTQLFDMFPPESNPLPVRITVWNKLPPYLRDLSLTKPIEEQPRKAPEKQENVKPSRSKKGGRSNGRRTDNSTSSDAPPASAQREPDVPLGPRQQELKKEALMHFKRWQTAVLKRAGDISIRKANDYGNQYGYGPKRGSSSYKKKRANSKFQTQADGWVPVGRPDHVADSQPATMINVTPITVEADPAFWQLYPPIATALSTLPAGKRCLLLHCLMLLLLSLESYNAYTRILMLNITSSLRLPLRVLTEEEVRISKAFADLAKTVSFEEVALKRTEENKSSRRRAGPAGAHFVPSGNLAAPLIAASIGSVTGGMGVGSTTAAGLLGTMAESGLVVGNVLGMCPCRAGGKTMEQHAKDVSDAGFIPLRGIVNEECFKISEIVPDHRRIRVVLGVGAWLPNRTDIFRPWRCLGEQNEVYVVRWELDNLVKLNTALETMVKSAAWSIAKKEIIARSIYTSLIDARWPASLLKLSKIVDNPWNTCMVRADKLGSILADIISSKAPGERGVSLVGYSLGARAIYTCMAILAERRAFGLVENVVVMGLPAPSETAIWVAMRSVVTGRMVNVYSENDYILGFLCRQCSVEYGVAGLERIAGVESIEQLDVSAKVSSHLRYPYLAGTILHHIGWEDVDKEQATQQEHAMSIWEEKLRQHEARRAAVETGRPDPFKTLNTLTDTTNKGPEQGIIRTRMRKKKGKK